In the Candidatus Saccharibacteria bacterium oral taxon 488 genome, one interval contains:
- the greA gene encoding transcription elongation factor GreA, with protein MNKVYQITESGQRELERELEELKSRRGEIADKIAAARDFGDLSENAEYDAAREAQGLLETRITEIETILQNASIIQVGGSSTVVLGSTVELEANGKTVVYTVVGPVEADPLEGKVSNESPIGQALMGKAVGDTVTINTPKGELAYTVVALR; from the coding sequence ATGAATAAGGTATATCAGATTACCGAGAGTGGCCAGCGTGAGCTAGAACGAGAGCTGGAGGAGCTAAAAAGTCGGCGCGGTGAGATCGCTGATAAAATCGCGGCGGCGCGGGATTTTGGCGATTTGAGCGAAAACGCAGAGTATGACGCAGCGCGTGAGGCCCAAGGGCTGTTAGAAACGCGCATCACTGAGATCGAAACAATTTTGCAGAATGCAAGTATTATCCAGGTCGGCGGTAGTTCGACAGTGGTGCTGGGTAGTACAGTGGAGCTGGAGGCGAATGGCAAGACAGTGGTTTATACCGTCGTTGGGCCGGTCGAGGCGGATCCGCTAGAGGGGAAGGTTTCGAATGAGTCGCCGATTGGCCAGGCGTTGATGGGCAAGGCGGTTGGTGATACGGTAACGATCAACACGCCAAAAGGTGAGTTGGCGTATACGGTGGTGGCGCTGCGGTAG
- a CDS encoding PDZ domain-containing protein encodes MVFIGILVGLIILVLLVVVHELGHAIVARRNGVVVEEFGIGFPPAAKKWRPKKSFLGKNVVFSLNWLPLGGFVKLKGEYDSAEGAGTYGGATFWVKTKILLAGVMMNWLTAVVLFMILALVGMPKILPQQAVLPFDSRVERSALTVARVTPGSPAEKVGLQRGDEVRKIGDHNVATPAELSAATKAQAGREVTIELVRGGQTLTKQVKLQTADQAKNGGYLGVGPQQTQTIHSTWSAPIAAVVTTGQLTYETVAGVGSILVKTINGTIGQLFGSPESRQAAKADLAAVGESVAGPVGILGVLFPAVLSSGVTQILLLAAIISLTLAVMNVLPIPALDGGRWFTMAGFKLFKKKLTKEREETIQGIGFLVLMALTVLVTWSDITKVLRG; translated from the coding sequence ATGGTGTTCATTGGAATTTTGGTTGGGCTGATCATACTGGTTTTATTGGTAGTGGTGCATGAATTGGGTCACGCGATCGTGGCGCGGCGTAATGGTGTGGTGGTTGAGGAATTCGGTATCGGCTTCCCACCGGCTGCAAAAAAATGGCGGCCTAAAAAGAGCTTTCTCGGCAAGAATGTGGTGTTTAGTCTAAACTGGTTGCCGCTCGGCGGGTTCGTCAAGCTGAAGGGTGAATACGATTCGGCCGAGGGCGCGGGGACGTATGGCGGCGCTACCTTTTGGGTAAAGACCAAGATTTTGCTAGCTGGCGTGATGATGAATTGGCTGACGGCCGTCGTGCTGTTCATGATATTGGCGCTCGTGGGGATGCCAAAAATTTTACCACAGCAAGCGGTGCTGCCGTTTGATTCGCGGGTGGAGCGTTCGGCGTTGACGGTGGCGCGAGTGACGCCAGGTTCGCCAGCGGAGAAAGTTGGCCTTCAGCGTGGCGATGAGGTGCGAAAGATCGGCGATCATAATGTGGCAACACCAGCGGAGCTGTCGGCAGCTACAAAAGCGCAAGCTGGTCGCGAAGTCACGATTGAGCTGGTGCGCGGCGGTCAGACACTCACCAAGCAGGTCAAATTGCAAACTGCCGACCAAGCAAAAAATGGCGGCTATCTCGGTGTCGGCCCGCAACAGACGCAGACGATTCACAGTACTTGGTCGGCGCCAATCGCAGCAGTGGTGACTACGGGGCAATTGACGTATGAGACGGTGGCGGGCGTTGGCTCGATCCTTGTAAAAACGATCAACGGGACGATCGGGCAGTTATTTGGTTCGCCAGAATCTCGCCAGGCGGCCAAGGCTGATCTGGCGGCAGTTGGCGAAAGCGTGGCCGGGCCGGTCGGTATCTTGGGTGTGCTGTTTCCGGCGGTGCTGAGCTCTGGTGTGACGCAGATTTTATTGCTGGCGGCAATCATTTCGCTGACGCTAGCGGTGATGAATGTGCTGCCAATTCCGGCGCTGGACGGCGGGCGGTGGTTCACGATGGCGGGCTTTAAATTGTTCAAGAAGAAATTAACCAAAGAGCGTGAGGAAACGATTCAAGGCATCGGTTTTTTGGTGCTAATGGCGCTGACGGTTTTAGTGACATGGAGTGACATCACGAAGGTATTAAGGGGATAA
- a CDS encoding CPBP family intramembrane metalloprotease produces the protein MRKLARSEKTQSTKGRLNKHNWWLLIALPVWTYAAFWMAQLIVLGLVWALSRVGVPLGSVNEVLLNATGSVVVYVLAVILVVGLPFYVRRRRTTLKEMGVTDWPSWWDVVITPAAFIVYTICSAVFLTVVTKLIAIDIHQPQALPFSQSMLGAQWQYIAAFMTIAVLAPVAEELLFRGYLYGKLRRTAPVWLAVLITSLTFGAAHLWGGSGSLQWAVAADTFVLSIVMSLAREYTGAIWVPVLMHIAKNSIAFYALYVNPNLLEQLKSALLPLIGGM, from the coding sequence ATGAGAAAGCTCGCGAGAAGTGAAAAAACCCAGTCGACAAAGGGGCGGCTGAATAAACATAATTGGTGGCTGCTCATCGCGCTGCCAGTGTGGACGTATGCGGCGTTTTGGATGGCGCAGTTAATTGTGCTTGGCCTAGTGTGGGCGCTTAGCCGTGTTGGCGTGCCGCTTGGTTCAGTAAATGAGGTGCTGCTGAACGCGACGGGATCGGTTGTTGTGTATGTACTGGCGGTGATCTTGGTGGTAGGCCTGCCGTTTTATGTCCGTCGCCGCCGGACGACACTGAAAGAAATGGGAGTGACCGATTGGCCGTCGTGGTGGGACGTGGTGATTACACCGGCAGCCTTTATTGTATACACGATTTGTTCAGCGGTGTTTTTAACAGTGGTGACTAAACTGATAGCAATTGATATTCACCAGCCACAAGCACTGCCATTCTCGCAGTCGATGCTCGGTGCCCAGTGGCAATATATCGCGGCGTTTATGACGATAGCAGTGTTGGCGCCGGTGGCGGAGGAGCTATTATTCCGCGGTTATTTGTATGGTAAACTACGGCGGACGGCACCAGTTTGGCTGGCAGTTTTGATTACTAGCCTGACGTTTGGGGCGGCGCATTTGTGGGGAGGCAGCGGGTCGTTGCAGTGGGCGGTCGCGGCAGACACCTTTGTACTGAGTATCGTGATGAGCCTAGCGCGGGAGTATACCGGTGCGATCTGGGTGCCAGTTTTAATGCATATCGCGAAAAACAGCATTGCCTTTTATGCGCTGTACGTTAATCCAAACCTTTTAGAGCAACTAAAGTCGGCGCTGCTGCCGCTTATCGGAGGAATGTAA
- a CDS encoding DUF2207 domain-containing protein, protein MRRFFFGMVAAIVLLVGFGSTAQAANNFTISNYTVDMELGRDSEQRSTLRTKLIITADFPPRQNHGIAPVFVKQYDKHPTHFTLESVTDERGTPLEYTWHNDELRIGNKDIYVKGKKTYVITYTQRDVTKLYHDTGKQEFYWDAIGTAWQVPIQSASVTLKLSPELVAAKRTNLQCYQGRFGSNQRCEVREQGDTLTATARALPNQAGVTIAVGFAPGTFAAYQMSFMEQLIDWWAKLQLVLLAVALILAGVIIVAYYRSIGRRKELEPIPPEYLPPRGTSVTTSAKLVQPFHMVKGSVMAAQMIDLAVRHYIQVIEVKPRTTWRTAEYEVKVIQAPGKLLAEEQEMLRNIFGSLPRVGKRLNLKTLRNNAPYAARVRYSAKQMKGRLIDDYGLQARELQHTRRFRRYAIIISIFAVLLLSPALLVLAGMVFYLSFGKVLTDKGLALRRHLAGLKRYIGVAEVERLQMLQSPEGAEKVKVDAADEKQLVKLYERVLPYAVLFGQEKEWSAQLGKYYEQVGEQPDWYSGQGAFNAAVFSAGMSSLSSTAVSVSSFESSTGGSTGGGFAGGGGGGGGGGGW, encoded by the coding sequence ATGAGACGGTTTTTCTTTGGGATGGTCGCGGCGATTGTGTTGTTGGTTGGGTTCGGGTCAACGGCACAGGCGGCAAATAATTTTACGATTAGTAATTATACTGTCGACATGGAACTGGGGCGCGATAGTGAACAGCGTTCGACACTGCGTACCAAATTGATCATTACTGCGGACTTTCCACCACGGCAGAACCATGGTATTGCACCGGTGTTCGTCAAGCAGTATGATAAACATCCGACTCACTTTACGCTGGAATCAGTGACGGATGAGCGAGGTACGCCACTGGAGTATACGTGGCATAATGATGAGCTGAGAATTGGCAACAAAGACATCTACGTCAAGGGCAAAAAGACCTATGTCATTACCTATACGCAGCGGGACGTGACGAAATTATATCACGATACGGGTAAACAGGAGTTTTATTGGGATGCGATCGGCACTGCTTGGCAGGTGCCAATTCAGTCAGCATCGGTGACGCTCAAGCTGAGTCCCGAGCTGGTGGCCGCTAAACGAACGAACCTCCAGTGTTATCAGGGTCGGTTTGGTAGTAATCAGCGCTGCGAGGTGCGTGAACAGGGTGATACGTTGACGGCAACAGCCCGCGCACTGCCAAATCAGGCGGGCGTGACGATCGCGGTCGGATTTGCGCCGGGGACGTTTGCGGCGTATCAGATGTCATTCATGGAACAGCTGATCGATTGGTGGGCGAAATTACAATTGGTGTTGCTGGCGGTGGCGCTGATATTGGCGGGGGTGATCATCGTGGCTTATTATCGGTCGATTGGTCGCCGTAAAGAACTGGAGCCAATTCCGCCGGAGTATTTGCCACCGCGAGGTACGAGCGTGACGACGTCGGCCAAGTTGGTGCAGCCGTTTCATATGGTCAAGGGGTCGGTGATGGCGGCACAAATGATAGACCTGGCGGTGCGCCACTACATTCAGGTTATCGAGGTGAAGCCGCGTACGACATGGCGAACAGCTGAGTACGAAGTGAAAGTGATACAAGCTCCGGGCAAACTCCTGGCCGAGGAGCAAGAAATGCTGAGGAATATATTTGGCTCCTTGCCGAGAGTTGGTAAGCGGTTAAATCTAAAAACGCTGCGTAACAATGCGCCATATGCGGCGCGAGTACGCTACAGCGCAAAGCAAATGAAAGGGCGGCTCATTGACGACTATGGTTTGCAAGCGCGCGAGCTGCAGCATACCCGACGATTTCGACGGTATGCGATAATTATCAGCATTTTTGCGGTGCTATTGCTGTCGCCGGCGCTCTTGGTGCTGGCGGGGATGGTGTTTTACCTGTCGTTTGGTAAGGTGCTGACCGACAAGGGTCTGGCGCTCAGGCGGCATCTGGCGGGCCTGAAGAGGTACATTGGCGTGGCTGAGGTCGAGCGTTTGCAGATGCTGCAGAGTCCTGAGGGCGCGGAAAAAGTAAAGGTTGATGCGGCTGATGAGAAACAATTAGTGAAGTTGTACGAGCGGGTACTGCCGTACGCGGTGTTGTTTGGGCAGGAAAAAGAGTGGAGTGCGCAGCTGGGTAAGTACTATGAGCAGGTCGGCGAGCAACCGGATTGGTACAGCGGCCAAGGCGCGTTTAATGCGGCAGTATTTTCGGCAGGAATGAGTAGTTTGTCGAGTACGGCCGTAAGCGTCAGTTCCTTTGAGTCCTCGACGGGTGGCTCAACTGGTGGCGGCTTTGCTGGCGGTGGCGGAGGTGGCGGCGGAGGCGGCGGCTGGTAA
- a CDS encoding prolyl-tRNA synthetase, producing MRMRQLFTKTAKTAPADEVSKNAQLLIRAGFVYKVMAGVYAYTPLGLRVLENIKQIVREEMNAIGGQELIMTNLQRRETWEATGRWSDEVVDVWFKTRLQDDTELGLAWSHEEAIMEMMQQYVKSYKDLPVSVYQFQTKLRNELRSKSGIMRGREFVMKDMYSLHATQEDMDQYYERVIEAYKRCYARFGIGDSTFVTFAGGGAFTKFSHEFQTICEAGEDTLYVNADQTVAVNEEVLDDATKELGISRDDLLPVVSAEVGNIFKFGTEKAEQMGIMYTGEDGKQHPIYLASYGIGITRVMGVIAEKMSDDKGLVWPENIAPFKVHVVAIGDKGQELASTLYTELAEKNVAVLLDDRAERPGVKFADAELMGLPWRITIGERAIDSDGLFELTERATGETKKLDYQQLVAFCLERG from the coding sequence ATGCGAATGAGACAACTATTTACCAAAACGGCCAAGACCGCGCCGGCGGACGAAGTGTCGAAAAATGCCCAGCTCCTCATCCGGGCGGGATTTGTGTATAAGGTGATGGCGGGTGTGTATGCGTACACGCCGCTAGGGCTGCGCGTGCTGGAAAACATCAAACAAATTGTCCGTGAGGAGATGAATGCGATTGGTGGTCAAGAATTGATCATGACGAATTTGCAGCGCCGCGAGACCTGGGAGGCAACTGGTCGCTGGAGTGATGAAGTGGTCGATGTGTGGTTCAAAACTCGCTTGCAAGACGACACTGAGCTGGGGTTAGCCTGGAGCCACGAAGAAGCGATTATGGAAATGATGCAACAATATGTTAAAAGCTATAAGGATCTACCGGTTAGTGTGTATCAGTTTCAGACCAAGTTGCGTAATGAGCTGCGATCAAAGAGCGGTATTATGCGTGGCCGTGAATTTGTCATGAAGGATATGTACAGCCTGCACGCCACACAGGAGGACATGGATCAGTATTATGAGCGGGTTATCGAGGCGTATAAGCGCTGTTATGCGCGGTTTGGCATTGGTGATAGTACATTTGTGACGTTTGCTGGCGGCGGGGCGTTTACTAAGTTTAGTCACGAGTTTCAGACGATATGTGAAGCGGGTGAGGATACACTGTATGTCAATGCTGACCAGACGGTAGCTGTCAACGAAGAAGTGTTGGATGATGCTACCAAGGAATTGGGTATCAGTAGAGATGATCTACTGCCAGTTGTCAGTGCGGAGGTGGGTAATATCTTTAAATTTGGTACCGAAAAAGCTGAGCAGATGGGTATCATGTACACCGGTGAAGATGGCAAGCAGCATCCGATTTACCTTGCAAGCTACGGCATTGGTATCACGCGGGTGATGGGTGTGATTGCCGAGAAAATGTCGGATGATAAGGGGTTGGTCTGGCCGGAGAATATCGCACCGTTCAAGGTTCATGTGGTGGCGATTGGTGATAAGGGTCAGGAGCTAGCGAGTACATTATATACCGAGCTGGCGGAAAAGAACGTGGCAGTGCTGCTGGATGATCGGGCTGAGCGGCCGGGTGTCAAGTTCGCCGATGCGGAGTTGATGGGTCTGCCATGGCGGATTACGATTGGCGAGCGAGCGATTGATAGCGATGGGTTATTTGAACTGACCGAGCGGGCAACTGGTGAGACAAAGAAGCTGGATTATCAGCAACTCGTCGCCTTTTGTTTGGAGCGCGGGTGA